GTGCTCGACTGGTTCATGGTCCTGAAGAAATGTCCGGAGTGAGGGAGGAGGCGCCATGTACGGCATCACGGCGCAGGTGAGCCTTTATCCGCTGGGAAAAGAGGATCTCGGTCCCGCGATTCACGCGGCGATCGGCGAGATCGGGCGGCACGGGATCGAGTACAAGACGGGGGAGATGAGCACGGTCCTGTGGGGCGACGACGAGAAGGTCTTCCCGGCGCTGCTCGGCGCGTTCCGCGAGGCGGCGTCCCGCGGGCAGGCCGTCATGACGATCACGGTTTCGAACGCCTGCCCGTGGCCCGGCGGGGGAGGGAAGCGGTAGGGGGGATATGGACCAAAGGAACCGTTTTTGAGATAATCTGCTCCGACGCCGTCAGGAAACAGGCAACCGATCCGCCGCCTGAACCCGGTACAGGATAAGATGGCGACCCTTCCATTCGATCGTAGCGCAACCCCGGGTAAATAGCACATAGCGCCGTACCGGACGGACTGTTTTCAGCAACTTATATCGTGGTCACGAGAGGGGTACGCAAGTGCCTGATTTCGTTACCGATGGTGCCGCCGACTGCGCCCGATTCCGGCGGATTCCGCGCGAGACGAGGTGAAGATGATAACGCTATCGTAAAGCGAACAGGAAGGGGGGATGCGTACCGCAGCGACAGGTCCGGGAAAAGTGCTGGAGGAATATCGGTCCGAACCCTTTGGGCTGAAAAGGGGGGAAAGCCGCCATGTTCGGAAAGCGCATCGGGATGCCACATCTTGCATTGGTGGCGTTGGTTGTCGGGTTGCTCATCGGGATTTCCACTGTCGCGTACGCCGAAGCCCCCGAGGAAGCGTGGAACTTCCAATTCCTGGGTGCCGTAGACGTGGCAGACGACGGGACACCCGCCAAATCCAGGGCGTATTCGAAGATCGCCCCCTGGCCGGATACCGACGGGTCCTTTTTCAACACGGGATGCTACGAGAACGGCCTGGACAAGATCGGCTGCTTCCGGGTAGTCGATGTCAAGGATCCCAGGAATCCGAAACGC
The sequence above is a segment of the Thermodesulfobacteriota bacterium genome. Coding sequences within it:
- a CDS encoding YkoF family thiamine/hydroxymethylpyrimidine-binding protein, yielding MYGITAQVSLYPLGKEDLGPAIHAAIGEIGRHGIEYKTGEMSTVLWGDDEKVFPALLGAFREAASRGQAVMTITVSNACPWPGGGGKR